In one window of Solanum pennellii chromosome 2, SPENNV200 DNA:
- the LOC107011870 gene encoding beta-glucuronosyltransferase GlcAT14B, whose amino-acid sequence MKKLKTYYLHLRHPTTIERKWIFPLAIGSIVSLFLLFLTTLTSPDGTPLLPLYRYYSSYSAANVFVESKLKPLPIYTVPPPPRFAYLVSGSAGDGNMLKRTLQALYHPNNQYVVHLDAESSPEERLDLHNFVTNHPIFIQFKNVRMITKANLVTYRGPTMVANTLHAAAILLKQAGEWDWFINLSASDYPLVTQDDLLHTFSYLPRDLNFIDHTSKIGWKEFQRAKPIIVDPGLYATKKADVFWITQRRSVPTAFKLFTGSAWMVLSRSFIDFCIWGWDNLPRTVLMYYANFISSPEGYFHTVICNAQEFQNTTVNSDLHYISWDNPPKQHPHYLTVEDMQEMVDSNAPFARKFHREDPVLDKIDSDLLFRGKDRLVPGGWCIGSRKNGTDPCSVAGNITALKPTSGAKRLEKLIGSLLSNDNFRPRQCI is encoded by the exons atgaagaagttgaaaaccTATTATCTGCACCTTAGACACCCAACAACAATCGAGAGGAAGTGGATCTTTCCACTTGCTATAGGTTCCATTGTTTccctttttctcttgtttttaaCAACCCTAACCTCACCAGATGGAACTCCTCTTTTGCCCCTTTACCGTTACTATTCATCCTATTCCGCAGCTAATGTATTTGTTGAATCCAAGCTTAAACCTTTACCTATCTACACTGTTCCTCCACCCCCTCGCTTTGCCTACCTCGTTTCAGGTTCTGCCGGCGATGGAAACATGCTCAAGAGAACCCTTCAAGCTCTTTATCACCCTAATAATCAGTATGTAGTGCATCTCGATGCTGAATCTTCACCGGAGGAGCGTCTCGATCTGCATAACTTTGTTACCAATCATCCAATTTTTATCCAATTCAAGAATGTTCGGATGATTACGAAAGCCAATCTGGTTACCTACCGGGGCCCTACTATGGTTGCTAATACCCTTCACGCCGCTGCTATTTTGCTCAAACAAGCTGGGGAATGGGATTGGTTCATTAATCTCAGCGCCTCTGATTACCCACTTGTTACTCAAGATG ATCTGCTTCATACATTTTCGTATTTGCCCCGGGATCTTAACTTCATTGATCATACAAGCAAAATTGGATGGAAAGA GTTCCAAAGGGCAAAGCCAATTATCGTTGATCCGGGATTGTATGCGACTAAAAAGGCAGATGTTTTCTGGATTACACAGAGAAGAAGTGTGCCAACAGCTTTTAAGCTTTTTACTG GTTCTGCTTGGATGGTCCTTTCTCGCTCTTTCATTGACTTCTGCATATGGGGATGGGACAACTTGCCTAGGACTGTTCTTATGTACTATGCAAATTTTATCTCCTCTCCAGAAGGCTATTTCCATACTGTAATCTGTAATGCTCAGGAGTTCCAAAATACCACAGTAAACAGTGATCTTCACTACATATCATGGGATAACCCTCCAAAGCAGCACCCGCATTACCTTACAGTTGAGGACATGCAAGAGATGGTCGACAGTAATGCTCCTTTTGCTAGAAAGTTCCATAGGGAGGATCCCGTGCTAGACAAAATTGACTCTGACCTCCTATTTCGAGGTAAAGACAGGCTTGTTCCTGGTGGGTGGTGCATTGGAAGTCGGAAGAATGGGACAGATCCTTGCTCTGTCGCAGGTAATATCACCGCCCTCAAACCCACTTCAGGGGCAAAGAGGTTGGAGAAGTTGATAGGATCTCTTTTGTCAAATGATAATTTCCGACCCAGACAGTGCATATAG
- the LOC107011740 gene encoding pentatricopeptide repeat-containing protein At5g39980, chloroplastic, which yields MSSLLFSPSSSSSSSYCLPFSQPYRITILFHYTKRKPLRTHFVLLSLSATKDVWRKTTPPFSPSQHRPYRRNPQSNSFLDHSVDMDDLLSSIGQTTNEHELFALMSPYKGRNLSMRFMVTLLSRESDWQRSLALLDWINEVALYTPSVFAYNVALRNVLRAKQWQLAYGLFDEMRQRALSPDRYTYSTLITYFGKEGLFDDALSWLQKMEQDHVSGDLVLYCNLIELSRKLCDYTKAISIFSRLKTSGITPDLVAYNTMINVFGKAKLFREAQLLVKEMRSVGVLPDTVSYSTLLTMYVENQKFLEALSVFSEMNEVKCPLDLTTCNIMIDVYGQLDMAKEADRLFWSMRKMGIEPNVVSYNTLLRVYGEAELFGEAIHLFRLMQRKNIEQNVVTYNTMIKIYGKTLEHEKANNLIQEMQNIGIEPNAITYSTIISIWAKVGKLDRAAMLFQKLRSSGVEIDQVLYQTMIVAYERAGLVAHAKRLLHELKRPDNIPRGTAITILAGSGRIEEATWVFRQAFDAGELKDIAVFECMIELYSRNRKYINLIEVFEKMSGAGYFPNSNVIALVLNAYGKLQEFEKADMVYKEMHEEGCVFSDEVHFQMLSLYGARRNYEMVETLYKVLDSDPNVNKKELHLVVAAIYEKADRMNDASRIINRMTYRGAM from the coding sequence ATGTCCTCTCTGTTGTTctccccttcttcttcttcttcctccagTTACTGCCTTCCATTTTCTCAACCATATCGAATCACTATCCTCTTTCATTACACCAAACGTAAACCACTTCGAACCCATTTCGTCCTCCTTTCTCTCTCCGCCACAAAAGATGTCTGGAGAAAGACAACGCCGCCGTTTTCGCCTTCCCAACACCGGCCTTACCGACGGAATCCACAGTCAAACTCGTTCTTGGACCACAGCGTCGACATGGACGATTTATTGTCTTCAATTGGACAGACTACTAATGAGCACGAACTGTTTGCGTTAATGTCGCCTTACAAAGGTAGAAATCTTTCGATGCGGTTCATGGTGACGCTACTCTCACGTGAGTCTGATTGGCAGCGCTCGCTAGCTTTGCTTGATTGGATAAATGAAGTAGCTCTTTACACTCCCTCTGTGTTTGCGTACAATGTTGCATTGCGTAATGTACTACGAGCGAAGCAGTGGCAGCTTGCATATGGGCTGTTTGATGAAATGCGTCAAAGAGCTTTGTCACCTGATAGGTATACTTACTCCACTCTCATTACCTATTTTGGAAAAGAGGGGTTGTTTGATGATGCTTTATCTTGGCTTCAGAAGATGGAACAGGATCATGTGTCTGGTGATCTTGTTCTGTACTGTAATTTGATAGAATTGTCAAGAAAGCTGTGTGATTATACTAAGGCGATTTCGATTTTTTCTAGACTGAAAACATCAGGGATTACTCCTGATCTTGTTGCTTACAATACTATGATTAATGTTTTTGGAAAAGCAAAGCTTTTTCGCGAAGCTCAATTGTTGGTCAAAGAGATGAGGTCAGTGGGTGTTTTGCCGGATACAGTGAGTTACTCAACTCTCTTGACGATGTATGTTGAGAACCAAAAGTTTTTAGAGGCTCTATCTGTTTTCTCTGAGATGAATGAGGTGAAGTGCCCTCTTGATCTCACAACTTGTAATATAATGATTGATGTTTATGGACAGCTCGATATGGCCAAGGAAGCAGATAGATTGTTTTGGAGTATGAGGAAAATGGGAATTGAACCAAATGTTGTCAGCTACAATACTCTTCTGAGGGTTTATGGTGAAGCTGAGCTTTTCGGGGAAGCTATACATTTGTTTAGGTTGAtgcaaagaaaaaatattgaacaaaatGTTGTCACTTACAACACCATGATTAAGATATATGGAAAGACACTGGAACATGAGAAAGCCAACAATCTTATTCAGGAAATGCAGAACATAGGAATTGAGCCCAATGCTATTACCTACTCGACCATAATATCTATATGGGCTAAAGTGGGAAAACTAGATCGAGCTGCTATGTTATTCCAGAAGCTGAGGAGTTCCGGAGTTGAAATTGATCAAGTTCTATACCAGACAATGATTGTAGCATATGAAAGAGCTGGTTTGGTTGCACATGCTAAACGTTTGTTACATGAGTTGAAGCGCCCTGACAATATTCCTAGAGGAACTGCAATAACAATTCTTGCTGGATCTGGACGAATAGAGGAAGCTACATGGGTGTTCAGACAAGCTTTTGATGCTGGAGAATTGAAGGATATTGCAGTTTTTGAGTGTATGATAGAGTTATATTCCAGAAATAGGAAGTACATCAATCTCATTGAGGTATTCGAGAAGATGAGTGGAGCAGGATATTTTCCTAATTCTAATGTGATTGCTCTAGTCCTTAACGCTTATGGGAAGCTGCAGGAGTTTGAAAAGGCAGACATGGTATATAAAGAGATGCATGAAGAGGGATGTGTTTTCTCTGATGAAGTTCACTTTCAAATGCTTAGTCTTTATGGTGCTAGAAGGAATTACGAGATGGTTGAGACACTCTATAAGGTGCTAGACTCTGATCCTAATGTTAACAAGAAAGAGTTGCATCTTGTTGTTGCTGCCATTTATGAAAAAGCAGACAGAATGAATGATGCATCTCGAATTATAAATCGGATGACTTATAGAGGAGCTATGTGA
- the LOC107008706 gene encoding uncharacterized protein LOC107008706: MEFFNRAKVVRLKGHLGKYLVADDDEKTVRQSRNGSSKKAGWMVEMVQGNPHLIRLRSCNDKYLSASEDAFLLGMTGKRVLQALPGSTTDGLIEWEPIKEGYQVKLRTRGGKFLRANGATPPWRNSVTHDLPHRTATQDWVLWDVDVIDISVLDSESLQSYPSTLSTFSSFAEDDFNDYSNIRRSVSEIPSCPSISSDRSSCSSSRQNGMEFFDRAEAVRLQSHLGKYLLADEDERTVRQSRNGSSHRARWTVELVAGKNNLIRLKSCYGLYLTATEQPFLLGMTGKKVVQALSTKNMDGSIEWEPIKEGFHVKLRTNEGKYLRANGATPPWRNSITHDVPNRTATQDWVMWGVEVVDITISDTNESVSRSLSPASSFNSVLDDYTTSPTGSPNVVNYQSKRSMNTKNSGMEFFQKAKSVRLKSRHDKFLLADPDQETVYQDRNGTSQGAKWTIEFPEEVENVIRLKSCYGKYLTATDCQFLFGVTGCKVVQSLPKKLDSLIEWEPMKDGFLVKLKTRYGNYLRANGGLPPWRNSITHDIPHRHHDWILWQVDIVEILPESEIIAQSRLDDNSSSSFHFTSPTYHESESRDAFDASTVKSEGRLIYYHVADENGYANDAVEGPSFQFKGQSVGELTQKLEEITGTDNITVCSRNKFNGNLYPLCLALPPNNADMNVVVVPASAKSK, from the exons atGGAGTTCTTCAACAGAGCTAAAGTTGTTCGGCTCAAAGGTCATCTTGGCAAATACCTTGTCGCCGATGATGACGAAAAAACTGTCCGTCAAAGCCGTAATGGGTCATCAAAAAAGGCAGGTTGGATGGTGGAAATGGTTCAAGGCAATCCTCACCTCATTCGTCTCCGGAGTTGCAATGACAAATATTTATCGGCATCCGAGGACGCTTTCCTCCTTGGCATGACGGGTAAAAGAGTACTCCAAGCATTACCAGGTAGCACGACGGATGGTTTAATTGAATGGGAGCCAATAAAGGAAGGATATCAAGTGAAATTAAGGACAAGAGGAGGAAAATTCTTGAGGGCTAATGGAGCAACACCTCCATGGAGAAATTCTGTAACTCATGATTTACCTCATAGGACTGCTACACAAGATTGGGTATTATGGGATGTGGATGTGATTGATATATCTGTACTGGATTCTGAATCCTTACAGAGTTATCCTTCAACTCTATCGACCTTTTCTTCTTTTGCAGAGGATGATTTTAACGATTATTCTAACATTCGTCGCTCTGTTTCTGAAATTCCCAGCTGTCCATCAATTTCATCAGATCGGTCTTCATGTTCAAGTTCCAGACAG AATGGCATGGAATTCTTCGACAGAGCTGAAGCAGTTAGACTTCAGAGCCATCTCGGAAAGTACCTACTGGCGGATGAAGACGAACGAACTGTTCGACAGAGCAGAAACGGATCATCGCACAGGGCGCGATGGACAGTTGAATTAGTTGCCggaaaaaacaatttaattagaCTAAAAAGCTGCTATGGGCTGTACCTAACAGCAACTGAACAGCCATTTCTTTTGGGAATGACTGGTAAAAAAGTTGTTCAAGCTCTTTCAACAAAGAATATGGATGGGTCAATTGAATGGGAACCAATAAAAGAAGGATTTCATGTGAAGCTTAGAACAAATGAAGGGAAATATTTGAGGGCTAATGGAGCTACACCACCATGGAGAAATTCTATAACACATGATGTTCCTAACAGGACAGCTACTCAAGATTGGGTTATGTGGGGAGTAGAAGTTGTGGATATTACTATTTCAGATACTAATGAATCAGTATCGAGGAGTTTATCGCCAGCGTCAAGTTTCAATTCCGTGCTCGATGATTACACAACTTCTCCTACTGGATCCCCAAATGTCGTAAACTACCAATCCAAAAGGTCTATGAACACAAAG AATTCTGGGATGGAATTCTTCCAGAAAGCCAAATCGGTTAGGCTAAAAAGCCGACATGATAAATTCTTATTAGCAGATCCTGATCAAGAAACGGTGTACCAAGATCGCAATGGAACTTCCCAGGGTGCAAAATGGACAATTGAATTCCCTGAAGAAGTCGAAAATGTTATCAGGTTGAAGAGTTGCTATGGAAAATATCTAACAGCCACAGATTGTCAATTCCTTTTTGGTGTTACGGGTTGCAAAGTTGTTCAGAGTTTGCCTAAAAAGTTAGATTCCTTAATTGAGTGGGAACCAATGAAGGATGGATTCTTAGTGAAGCTTAAAACCAGATATGGGAATTATTTACGCGCAAATGGTGGATTACCCCCTTGGCGAAATTCAATTACACATGATATACCTCATAGGCATCACGATTGGATCTTATGGCAAGTGGATATTGTTGAAATATTGCCTGAATCAGAAATTATTGCTCAATCACGATTGGACGACAATTCCAGctcttcttttcattttacaTCCCCTACATATCATGAGAGTGAG tCAAGAGATGCATTTGATGCTTCCACAGTGAAATCTGAAGGTCGGTTGATCTATTACCATGTGGCTGATGAAAATGGATATGCAAATGATGCAGTGGAAGGGCCATCTTTTCAATTCAAAGGGCAAAGTGTAGGGGAGCTTACTCAAAAGTTGGAGGAAATAACAGGGACAGATAATATTACTGTCTGTTCACGAAATAAGTTCAATGGGAATCTATATCCACTCTGTTTAGCATTGCCTCCAAACAACGCGGATATGAATGTTGTGGTAGTTCCTGCATCAGCCAAAAGTAAGTAG